One window from the genome of Polynucleobacter sp. MWH-Svant-W18 encodes:
- a CDS encoding transporter yields MSINANLAVKIFLRLLVLTVCSGLPVVAFAVLQDEIQVYDNEINAKGEASLEIHVNSTPRGVNTPSYPGEVMNNNGVRVTPELAYGLGNDLEAGLYISYVNYNNQFQYAATKARLKWLPIRQDKGDSFFAGVNFEVSNVQPQFDESRYNGEARFIIGKQFDEWLFSFNPIIDMPLSQPYVHHAPYFSTATRLSREVIPDLALGVEYYSNLNQIGQPTTYQNTQQLGFLMMYYDGKPLAFQAGIGKGFTNSTDSLTLKAIFSIPLD; encoded by the coding sequence ATGTCTATTAATGCAAACCTAGCCGTTAAAATTTTTCTGCGTCTATTAGTGCTAACCGTTTGTTCTGGCTTACCAGTTGTCGCCTTTGCAGTTTTGCAAGATGAGATTCAGGTCTATGACAATGAAATTAATGCAAAGGGTGAGGCTAGTCTCGAGATTCACGTAAATAGTACCCCGCGTGGGGTGAACACACCCTCATACCCTGGCGAGGTGATGAATAACAATGGAGTGCGTGTTACACCAGAGCTTGCCTATGGTCTAGGTAATGACCTCGAAGCAGGACTCTATATCTCCTATGTTAATTACAACAATCAGTTTCAATATGCTGCTACAAAAGCGCGCCTGAAATGGTTGCCGATTCGACAGGATAAGGGAGATAGTTTCTTTGCGGGTGTGAACTTCGAAGTCTCAAATGTGCAGCCACAATTTGATGAGTCTCGCTATAACGGCGAAGCCCGTTTCATTATCGGCAAACAATTTGATGAATGGCTCTTCTCGTTCAACCCGATTATTGATATGCCGCTGTCTCAACCATACGTTCATCACGCGCCATATTTTTCAACTGCAACCCGTCTCTCTCGTGAGGTGATTCCGGATTTAGCGCTGGGTGTCGAGTATTACTCTAATCTGAATCAAATTGGCCAACCGACCACCTATCAAAACACTCAGCAATTGGGTTTCTTGATGATGTATTACGATGGCAAGCCGCTTGCATTCCAAGCAGGTATCGGCAAGGGCTTTACCAATAGCACTGACTCCTTAACCCTGAAGGCCATTTTTTCTATTCCTTTGGATTGA